From Planococcus halocryophilus, the proteins below share one genomic window:
- a CDS encoding NUDIX hydrolase, whose translation MDPKSRLEKMKNRTPEVLGNKDFSKSAILLPLIEQDGETHVLFEVRSYDLRNQPGEICFPGGKIDDQDQTEQDTAIRETIEELGIEKADISNVYPLDYIVSPFGMIIYSFAGVIDPKVPFNPNPSEVDSIFTVPLSFFLEKEPKMYHIHFDIQPEKNFPYDLIAGGENYNWHARKIDEYFYIYEDKVIWGLTAKILAHFIEIIR comes from the coding sequence ATGGATCCAAAAAGTAGGTTAGAAAAAATGAAAAATCGAACTCCTGAAGTATTAGGAAATAAGGATTTCTCAAAATCTGCGATTTTGTTGCCTCTTATTGAACAAGATGGAGAAACCCATGTCCTCTTCGAAGTTCGTTCTTATGACCTTAGAAATCAACCTGGAGAAATTTGTTTCCCTGGAGGAAAAATTGACGATCAAGATCAGACAGAACAAGACACTGCGATAAGAGAGACAATAGAAGAACTAGGGATAGAAAAAGCTGACATCTCGAACGTCTATCCACTCGACTATATTGTTTCACCATTTGGGATGATTATTTACTCATTTGCAGGTGTAATTGACCCAAAGGTCCCATTTAATCCCAACCCGTCAGAAGTCGACAGTATCTTTACAGTCCCGTTGTCTTTTTTCTTAGAAAAAGAGCCGAAAATGTATCACATTCATTTTGATATCCAGCCTGAGAAAAATTTTCCTTATGATTTAATCGCCGGAGGAGAAAATTACAATTGGCATGCACGCAAAATTGATGAATATTTTTATATTTATGAAGACAAAGTAATTTGGGGACTTACGGCCAAAATACTTGCTCACTTTATCGAGATCATTCGCTG
- a CDS encoding DEAD/DEAH box helicase, which yields MNFSLNESTIKKLCGQAAFKKGKSFFQAGKIRLTQDPNDDRLIKGVVAGRNEFYVSVKQEVDGEVLASCSCPPVGFVTTYCHHIAGVMLAIDSMQQRENPTRKMMELFSRQAEGTKGRRQYFDQRQTYQIEFSVLPVLLRDIAYLGLRIAAANEPIQNIGEFLNAVRSEKTYSEPSGVEYSPKEHRLENSTEAVLDYLAKTQINENSIAENSDMLVIVASDWERLLPLLQSAPDVKLVGAGKITKGVSIEKQLPLSFHFSEHRTGGFRLDVEGLEEVLILQAYELAFAEGALVYLANEDAKRLSELKELLPNGLDQLLLSAEEIDYFMATVVPGLERLGNVYVADAVAERLEQTPLRAKLFLDRIRHRLLAGVEFHYGHLVINPCEEPEDEFRYYPGIRRQLEEEQNIIRLMKDSAFTQTDGGFYMQDEDSEYRFLYHIIPVLEEQMQIFATTAVKMRVQKNYGGPKVKVEISERTDWLEFRFDMQDIPEAEIKKILTALEEKRPYYRIPNGTLMSLETQEFLDLSDFLRELNVDTANFGREEIRIPLIHGLHLVASLDEGQLLDPGTNFANLLQNLNRPEALGTDIPSSLNGVLRDYQEAGFRWLKLLASYKFGGILADDMGLGKTLQSIAFIVSVLPDVRKKQQPVLVVAPSSLVYNWLNELTKFAPGIQAGIIDGDKTTRASLIKKISVLDVVITSYPSLRMDQVLYRDQTFHTVFLDEAQAFKNPVTQTAKAVKGIKADHRFALTGTPIENSLDELWSIFNVVFPELLPNRRLFSEMRREHIKKRVRPFILRRIKTDVLTELPNKVESIHFSELQKEQKKLYGAYLAELKQDALKHLNKDSFQKNRIRILAGLTRLRQLCCHPALFVEGYDGGSAKFDQLMEILAECRTTGRRVLVFSQFTQMLGIIGNQLAREGVSYFYLDGQTPPVERVELCDRFNEGQGDLFLISLKAGGTGLNLTGADTVVLYDLWWNPAVEQQAADRAHRMGQEKEVQVVRLIAKGTIEEKINELQMKKKNLIDDVILSGEEPLKAISADDIREILTT from the coding sequence ATGAACTTTTCACTTAATGAATCAACAATAAAAAAATTATGCGGACAAGCGGCTTTCAAAAAAGGAAAGTCCTTTTTTCAGGCAGGAAAAATTCGCTTAACGCAGGACCCTAACGATGACCGACTTATAAAAGGCGTTGTTGCAGGGCGCAACGAATTTTATGTTAGCGTAAAGCAAGAGGTAGATGGGGAAGTGTTGGCTTCTTGTAGCTGCCCACCAGTTGGTTTTGTGACAACTTACTGCCATCACATTGCTGGGGTTATGTTGGCCATTGATAGTATGCAGCAACGTGAAAATCCAACAAGGAAAATGATGGAGTTGTTCTCGCGACAGGCTGAGGGAACGAAAGGAAGACGACAGTATTTCGACCAACGTCAAACATACCAAATTGAATTTAGTGTGCTGCCGGTTTTGTTGAGAGACATCGCGTATCTCGGTTTACGTATAGCTGCGGCTAATGAGCCCATTCAAAATATCGGAGAATTTCTAAATGCAGTGAGATCTGAAAAAACATACAGTGAACCATCTGGTGTTGAATATTCCCCCAAAGAACATCGGCTAGAAAATAGTACGGAAGCCGTTCTCGATTACTTAGCGAAAACTCAAATTAACGAGAACAGTATAGCAGAAAATAGCGATATGCTTGTCATTGTGGCTTCAGATTGGGAGCGATTATTGCCTTTATTGCAATCTGCACCTGACGTCAAGCTTGTTGGAGCGGGAAAGATTACAAAAGGCGTATCGATTGAAAAGCAATTGCCGTTGTCTTTTCATTTTAGTGAACACCGGACAGGCGGATTTCGATTAGATGTCGAAGGGCTTGAAGAAGTCCTAATTCTACAAGCTTATGAATTGGCATTTGCAGAGGGTGCGCTCGTTTATTTGGCTAATGAAGATGCGAAACGCCTGTCAGAACTGAAAGAATTACTACCAAATGGACTGGATCAACTGCTCCTTTCGGCAGAAGAAATAGATTACTTTATGGCAACAGTGGTTCCTGGATTAGAGCGTTTAGGGAATGTGTATGTCGCTGATGCAGTAGCAGAGCGGCTCGAGCAAACGCCTCTACGCGCTAAATTGTTTCTCGACCGAATCAGGCACCGTTTGCTAGCGGGTGTGGAGTTTCATTATGGTCATCTCGTCATCAATCCTTGCGAAGAGCCAGAAGATGAATTTCGTTATTATCCAGGTATTCGCAGACAGCTTGAAGAAGAACAGAACATCATACGGCTCATGAAAGACAGTGCATTTACACAAACCGACGGCGGCTTTTACATGCAGGATGAAGATTCGGAATATCGTTTTTTGTATCATATTATTCCTGTTTTAGAAGAACAAATGCAAATATTTGCGACAACCGCAGTCAAAATGCGCGTCCAAAAAAACTATGGCGGTCCGAAAGTGAAAGTTGAAATTAGTGAACGGACGGATTGGCTAGAATTTCGTTTTGACATGCAAGATATTCCTGAAGCAGAGATTAAAAAGATTTTAACAGCTTTAGAAGAGAAACGACCGTATTACCGAATCCCTAACGGTACGTTAATGTCGTTAGAAACTCAAGAGTTCCTTGATTTGAGTGACTTTCTACGTGAATTAAATGTCGATACGGCTAACTTTGGTAGAGAAGAAATTCGGATTCCGTTAATCCATGGCCTGCATTTGGTGGCTTCTTTAGATGAAGGACAGTTGCTAGATCCGGGGACGAATTTTGCAAACTTGCTGCAAAATTTAAATCGCCCAGAAGCATTGGGAACGGATATCCCGTCAAGCTTAAATGGCGTGCTCCGCGATTATCAAGAAGCTGGATTTCGCTGGCTTAAGCTATTGGCAAGCTACAAATTTGGTGGCATTTTAGCTGATGATATGGGTCTTGGAAAAACTTTGCAAAGCATTGCTTTTATCGTATCGGTGCTGCCCGATGTCCGTAAGAAACAGCAACCAGTACTTGTCGTTGCTCCGTCATCACTTGTCTACAATTGGCTAAACGAGCTGACAAAATTTGCACCAGGCATCCAAGCGGGAATCATTGATGGCGATAAAACAACAAGAGCTTCTTTGATTAAAAAAATATCTGTGTTAGACGTCGTTATTACGTCTTACCCTTCTTTGCGTATGGACCAAGTGCTGTACCGCGACCAAACATTCCATACAGTGTTTTTAGATGAAGCACAAGCCTTTAAAAATCCAGTGACACAAACAGCAAAAGCCGTAAAAGGCATTAAAGCAGATCACCGATTTGCGCTGACAGGCACCCCCATTGAAAATTCATTAGATGAGTTATGGTCGATTTTTAACGTAGTGTTTCCCGAACTCTTGCCAAATCGCAGGCTGTTTAGTGAAATGAGACGAGAGCATATCAAAAAGCGCGTGCGGCCTTTTATTTTGCGTCGTATTAAAACTGATGTGTTAACAGAACTTCCAAACAAAGTGGAATCCATCCATTTTTCAGAGTTGCAAAAAGAGCAAAAGAAATTATACGGAGCTTATTTAGCTGAACTAAAACAAGATGCATTAAAGCACTTAAACAAAGACAGTTTTCAAAAAAACCGCATTCGCATTTTGGCGGGATTAACGAGGTTGCGACAATTATGTTGCCACCCTGCTTTGTTCGTAGAAGGTTATGACGGAGGATCTGCTAAGTTTGATCAGCTAATGGAGATATTAGCGGAATGCCGCACAACTGGACGCCGCGTACTTGTGTTTTCGCAGTTTACACAAATGCTTGGCATCATCGGCAATCAATTGGCGAGAGAAGGAGTTTCGTATTTTTACCTCGATGGTCAAACACCTCCGGTAGAACGTGTGGAGCTTTGTGACCGATTCAACGAGGGACAAGGAGATTTATTTTTAATTTCGTTAAAAGCTGGTGGTACGGGTTTGAATTTAACAGGTGCTGACACCGTTGTTTTATATGATCTTTGGTGGAATCCGGCTGTCGAACAACAAGCAGCGGATCGGGCACATCGTATGGGACAAGAAAAGGAAGTCCAAGTAGTTCGGCTTATTGCTAAAGGCACTATCGAAGAAAAAATTAATGAATTGCAAATGAAAAAGAAAAACTTAATTGACGATGTAATCTTATCGGGAGAAGAACCACTGAAAGCAATATCTGCAGACGATATCAGAGAAATTTTAACGACTTAG
- a CDS encoding YjhG/YagF family D-xylonate dehydratase, producing MILSIDDLMQTPTNDMYEIKTTAHGAQGSLPLTDKMLRTSPSGDLFGLSQNVGMGWKPNKLLGKEVLLLSTQGGMKESNGDPIALGYHTGHWEVDLLMKEAAREVTKANGMPFAAYVSDPCDGRSQGTDGMFDSFPYRNDAAIVYRRLIRSLPTRKAVIGIATCDKGLPAMMLALSAMHDLPTVIIPGGVTLPPLFGEDAGKIQTIGARYSNNELSLKEASELGCRACATSGGGCQFLGTAATAQVVSEAMGLSVPHAALAPSGQEIWKEMARQSARAVIHMENTGITTKDIVTDASIRNAMVVHAAFGGSTNLLLHIPAIAHAAKITTPTVQDWIQVNRETPRLVSVLPNGPDYHPTIRAYLAGGVPEVMLHLRELGLLDLTVMTVTGKTLGENLEWWEQSERRIKMKERLVEADGIQPEEVIMNPQQAQARGMSSTITFPIGNIAPEGAIIKSTSIDPEVIDENGIYYHKNIAKVFSSERKAIAAIKNGDIQKGDIMVVSGCGPLGTGMEETYQLTSALKHLSYGKYVTLLTDARFSGVSTGACIGHIGPEGLAGGPIGKLRDGDVIEIRIDALKLEGHLHFLGTSETELSPKEGAEVLAQREQHPDIKPANGLPDDTRLWAALQNVSGGTWKGSVYDVDRIIEVLKAGEEALAQKNLVKN from the coding sequence ATGATTTTATCGATAGATGATTTAATGCAAACACCAACTAATGATATGTATGAAATTAAAACTACTGCTCACGGTGCTCAAGGAAGTTTACCTTTAACAGACAAAATGCTCCGTACTTCGCCTAGTGGTGACTTGTTCGGTTTATCTCAGAATGTCGGAATGGGCTGGAAACCTAATAAACTACTCGGTAAAGAAGTTCTACTCCTGAGCACACAAGGGGGCATGAAAGAAAGCAACGGCGACCCGATTGCACTCGGCTACCATACCGGACATTGGGAAGTTGATTTATTGATGAAAGAAGCCGCTCGCGAGGTTACAAAAGCAAATGGCATGCCATTTGCAGCCTATGTAAGTGACCCTTGCGACGGTCGCTCCCAGGGTACAGATGGTATGTTCGATTCTTTCCCATACCGAAATGATGCAGCAATCGTCTATCGGCGCCTGATTCGCTCACTACCTACAAGAAAAGCCGTTATCGGTATAGCTACTTGTGATAAAGGTCTACCAGCAATGATGCTCGCACTCTCTGCAATGCACGACTTACCAACCGTTATCATCCCAGGAGGAGTGACTTTACCCCCTCTTTTCGGTGAAGATGCTGGAAAAATACAGACCATTGGGGCACGTTATTCAAATAACGAATTATCTCTTAAAGAAGCCTCTGAGCTTGGCTGTAGAGCATGCGCTACTTCAGGCGGAGGTTGCCAATTTCTCGGTACCGCTGCAACGGCGCAAGTAGTCAGTGAAGCTATGGGGCTATCAGTACCCCATGCTGCTTTAGCACCTTCTGGGCAAGAAATTTGGAAGGAGATGGCTAGACAATCTGCAAGAGCTGTTATTCATATGGAAAATACAGGGATAACAACGAAAGACATCGTTACTGACGCGTCAATTCGTAATGCTATGGTCGTCCATGCTGCATTTGGTGGATCGACAAACCTTTTATTACATATCCCAGCTATCGCTCATGCCGCAAAAATTACCACCCCTACTGTTCAAGACTGGATTCAAGTAAACCGAGAAACGCCTCGACTTGTTAGCGTTCTTCCTAATGGTCCAGATTATCACCCAACTATTCGAGCCTATCTTGCAGGCGGAGTTCCAGAAGTAATGCTTCACCTAAGAGAGTTAGGCTTACTTGATTTGACCGTTATGACGGTTACAGGAAAAACACTTGGAGAAAACCTAGAGTGGTGGGAACAATCAGAGCGTAGAATTAAGATGAAAGAACGTTTAGTCGAAGCTGACGGCATTCAGCCCGAAGAAGTCATTATGAATCCCCAGCAAGCACAGGCGCGTGGTATGAGTTCGACAATCACTTTCCCAATTGGTAATATTGCTCCAGAAGGTGCCATTATTAAATCGACTTCAATTGATCCTGAAGTAATCGACGAAAACGGTATTTATTATCATAAAAATATTGCAAAAGTATTTTCAAGTGAACGGAAAGCAATTGCTGCTATTAAAAACGGCGATATTCAAAAAGGCGACATCATGGTCGTTTCCGGCTGTGGCCCTCTTGGCACTGGCATGGAAGAGACATACCAACTGACTTCTGCGCTAAAGCATCTTTCTTACGGGAAATATGTCACGCTATTAACCGACGCCCGATTCTCTGGCGTTTCGACCGGCGCCTGTATTGGCCATATCGGACCCGAAGGCTTAGCTGGTGGACCAATCGGCAAACTTCGGGACGGCGATGTTATCGAAATCCGGATTGATGCTCTTAAACTAGAAGGCCATCTTCACTTCCTAGGTACAAGCGAAACCGAGCTGTCACCTAAAGAGGGAGCCGAAGTTCTTGCACAACGCGAACAGCATCCTGATATCAAACCGGCTAATGGATTGCCAGATGACACACGCCTTTGGGCTGCGCTGCAGAATGTCAGCGGTGGAACATGGAAAGGCAGCGTTTATGATGTTGATCGAATTATTGAAGTTTTAAAAGCCGGAGAGGAAGCTTTGGCTCAAAAAAATCTTGTGAAAAATTAA